A window of Bradyrhizobium sp. AZCC 1719 genomic DNA:
GCTTGTATGGCCGGCGGCCCTCCTTTAGGGTCGCCTAACGATTAGGCAAACAAACCGGCGATTTCAAAGACATGGCCTTCAACAAAGACGTCATCGAAGCGATCGGCAACACCCCCCTCATCAAGCTCAAGCACGCTTCGGAAGCGACCGGCTGCACCATTCTCGGCAAGGCCGAATTCATGAATCCCGGCCAGTCGGTCAAGGACCGCGCCGGCAAGTGGATGATCCTCGAAGCCGAAAAGCGCGGCGATCTCAAACCGGGCGGGCTCGTGGTGGAATCGACCGCCGGCAATACCGGTATCGGGCTCGCCGTGGTCGCGAGCGCCCGCGGTTACCGCACGCTGATCCTGATCCCGGAAACGCAGAGCCAGGAAAAGAAGGACATGCTGCGGCTGTGCGGCGCCGAGCTCATCGAGGTGCCGCAACTGCCCTATGCCAATCCGAACAACTATCAGCATGTGGGACGGCGGCTGGCCGCCCAGCTTCGCAAGACCGAGCCGAACGGCGTGTTGTTTGCCGACCAGTGGAACAATCTCGATAATGCCAAGGCGCACTACGAATCCACCGGACCCGAGATCTGGGAGCAGACCGGCGGCAAGGTCGACGGCTTTATCTGCTCGGTCGGCACCGGCGGCACGCTCGCCGGCACCAGCCGCTTTCTGAAGGAGCAGAACAAGGACATCGTGACCGCCTGTGCCGATCCGCACGGCTTTGCGATGTACGAGCTGTTCAAGCACGGTCAGGCCAAATCGACGCCAGGCGACTCGATCACCGAAGGCATCGGGCTCGGCCGCGTCACGCCCATCATCGAGACCGCTGTTGTCGATGACGCTTTCCTGATTTCCGACGAGGAAGCCATGACGGTGATCTACGAACTGCTCGAGCAGGAAGGCCTGTGCCTCGGCGGCTCCACCGGTATCAACGTCGCTGGCGCGATCCGATTGGCAAAGCAGCTCGGACCCGGCAAGACCATCGTCACCGTGCTGGCCGATTCCGGCGGCCGCTATCAGTCAAAGCTGTTCAATCCGGCATTCATGCGCTCGAAGAACCTGCCGGTGCCGGCATGGCTGGAAAAGCGTACCAACATCGACGTGCCGTTCGAGAAGGTGTGAGGGGATTTTTGTAGGGTGGGCAAAGCGAAGCGTGCCCACCAACAGTGTCGCCGCGGATAGATGGTGGGCACGGCGCAGGAGCGCCTTTGCCCACCCTACAGCAGCCGCTAATGCCGCAAAATCTGGCTCAGGAATAGCTTCGTCCGCGCGTGCTGCGGATTGGCGAAGAATTCCTGCGGCGTGTTTGACTCGATCACCTGGC
This region includes:
- a CDS encoding cysteine synthase A, with product MAFNKDVIEAIGNTPLIKLKHASEATGCTILGKAEFMNPGQSVKDRAGKWMILEAEKRGDLKPGGLVVESTAGNTGIGLAVVASARGYRTLILIPETQSQEKKDMLRLCGAELIEVPQLPYANPNNYQHVGRRLAAQLRKTEPNGVLFADQWNNLDNAKAHYESTGPEIWEQTGGKVDGFICSVGTGGTLAGTSRFLKEQNKDIVTACADPHGFAMYELFKHGQAKSTPGDSITEGIGLGRVTPIIETAVVDDAFLISDEEAMTVIYELLEQEGLCLGGSTGINVAGAIRLAKQLGPGKTIVTVLADSGGRYQSKLFNPAFMRSKNLPVPAWLEKRTNIDVPFEKV